One region of Pseudoalteromonas galatheae genomic DNA includes:
- a CDS encoding non-ribosomal peptide synthetase: protein MSINALLAARKGNMTLAQKKAMLKQLEDKQPVQSSAPVIKKLGKLQAPLSAAQQRLWFEWLINPENTAYHLGGGMCLSGHLDKGALRASLEHLAERHAGLRTQFVEGEGAKPAQVVLPTLSLPLESVEQHELVAEVAALQAHDTELSREQAQEQVYKARLARFAATPFDLRTGPLMRMQWLQFAPEQHVLLVVMHHIISDAWSKSLIIKDFVEIYQKASLAQPITHDVNRLDYTDFAQWQNDWLNSDAEQVQQQWQFWQQQLTGSLPVVELGVTNSANNVPKAEQLVTQLPAQLAAQVTQFAREQGVSLFVVLLTAYQALLHRYTNEDELLTAVPVANRNQFATHSVVGFFVNIQLMRLPVAGELTLQQLLRNCAKQSLAIQAQQDIPIDSLMKRFQPNLQGATPYQVMFNHLKDSSSGLAQLHGVSLTNYFSLTQGVMCDLALDTTELSDGGVQLQWRVDSSKLSAAWISTFDEQYQSLLRTFCQAPETQIRDLSLNSAERKAALAALESGGKTSASLLSVPQAFALQAQKTPDAIALRFAGESVTYAELQQRVNQLAQYLVAQNISRESKVALLFERSIEMVVAMLATLQAGAAYVPIEPQLPEARLHYIIEQSACACILSHAPVKAQLAENICAQVTWLEHLELSAYPTTAPNVTIHLDNLAYVIYTSGSTGKPKGVACVHRGVANRLAWGQARYQLQGSDRVLQKTPFGFDVSIWEFFWPLTQGASLVLAAPEQHKEPTQIRQLIETEAVTVCHFVPSMLQAFMTGISSSREALGGKTLCPSLRQVFTSGEMLTLQTQQQFFSYFEQTALHNLYGPTETAIEVTSWQCHQQDDVIPIGKPISGVQAYVLDGALNQVPIGVAGELYLAGECLARGYLSRPDLSADRFVANPFADSNSQGARMYRTGDKVVWNDEGQLEFLGRLDQQVKIRGLRIELGEIESQLRQLANVVDAAVLVKSSVGGEQLVAYLVLANGAELEPDTLNSQLTTQLPQYMIPSVFVQLEKLPLTVNGKLDRKALPEPSLQQFSTFAAPQGEIESGLAKIWQQVLQLEKVGRDDNFFALGGHSLLAVETLSQIQAQFGVDIAVRDAFANPILKDLAAIISAQTNPEQEDALLDLEAFMENL from the coding sequence ATGTCGATCAATGCACTATTGGCAGCGCGCAAAGGCAATATGACACTGGCGCAGAAAAAAGCCATGCTTAAACAGCTCGAGGATAAACAGCCAGTTCAGTCGAGTGCGCCAGTAATTAAAAAACTTGGCAAACTTCAAGCGCCGTTATCGGCGGCACAGCAAAGGCTGTGGTTTGAGTGGTTGATCAACCCTGAAAATACCGCATACCACCTTGGTGGGGGGATGTGTTTAAGTGGCCATCTAGACAAAGGCGCGCTGCGTGCAAGCTTAGAACACTTAGCCGAGCGCCATGCTGGGTTGCGTACTCAGTTTGTTGAAGGGGAAGGCGCCAAACCTGCGCAAGTGGTTTTGCCGACACTGAGCTTACCGCTGGAATCGGTAGAGCAACATGAATTAGTCGCTGAAGTTGCAGCACTGCAAGCACATGATACAGAGCTGAGTCGCGAACAAGCGCAGGAACAGGTTTATAAAGCAAGGTTAGCGCGCTTCGCTGCAACGCCCTTTGATTTACGGACAGGTCCTTTGATGCGAATGCAGTGGTTGCAGTTTGCTCCAGAGCAGCATGTACTCTTAGTCGTGATGCACCACATAATTAGTGATGCGTGGTCGAAGAGTTTGATTATTAAAGACTTCGTTGAAATTTATCAAAAAGCGAGTCTCGCTCAACCCATCACCCATGACGTGAACCGGTTAGATTATACTGACTTTGCTCAGTGGCAAAATGATTGGCTTAACAGTGATGCTGAGCAAGTGCAGCAGCAGTGGCAATTTTGGCAGCAACAACTCACAGGTTCCTTGCCTGTGGTTGAACTCGGTGTGACAAACTCAGCGAATAACGTACCTAAGGCAGAGCAACTCGTTACTCAGTTACCCGCGCAATTGGCAGCACAAGTCACACAATTTGCGCGTGAACAAGGGGTCTCGCTATTCGTCGTGTTATTGACTGCGTATCAAGCTTTGCTGCATAGATACACAAACGAAGATGAGCTGCTGACGGCGGTTCCGGTGGCAAATCGGAACCAGTTTGCTACCCATAGTGTGGTTGGCTTTTTTGTTAATATACAGCTGATGCGCTTGCCTGTTGCTGGTGAATTAACGCTGCAGCAGCTATTGCGCAACTGTGCCAAACAGTCATTAGCAATCCAAGCGCAACAAGACATCCCCATAGACTCACTGATGAAGCGCTTTCAACCTAACTTGCAGGGCGCAACGCCTTATCAAGTGATGTTCAATCATCTCAAAGATAGCAGCAGTGGTTTAGCACAATTGCACGGTGTCTCGTTGACCAATTACTTTAGCTTGACTCAGGGCGTAATGTGCGACCTTGCGTTAGATACAACCGAGCTAAGTGATGGTGGCGTGCAATTACAATGGCGTGTTGATAGTAGTAAACTTTCAGCGGCTTGGATCTCCACATTTGATGAGCAATATCAGTCGCTCCTGCGCACCTTTTGCCAAGCTCCAGAGACTCAAATTCGCGATCTTTCACTGAACAGTGCCGAACGGAAAGCGGCTTTAGCGGCGCTTGAATCCGGCGGTAAAACTTCAGCAAGCTTGCTTAGCGTACCTCAAGCATTTGCGCTTCAGGCACAGAAAACCCCAGACGCGATTGCGTTAAGGTTTGCGGGCGAGTCTGTCACCTATGCTGAATTACAGCAACGGGTAAATCAATTAGCACAGTATTTGGTGGCGCAAAATATCAGCCGTGAGTCGAAAGTGGCATTGCTATTTGAGCGCAGCATTGAGATGGTGGTGGCGATGCTGGCTACGCTTCAAGCTGGCGCGGCTTACGTACCAATCGAGCCTCAACTGCCCGAGGCTCGCTTACACTATATTATTGAGCAAAGCGCCTGTGCATGTATCTTGAGTCATGCTCCAGTAAAAGCGCAGCTGGCAGAGAATATCTGCGCTCAAGTAACATGGCTTGAGCACTTAGAGTTAAGCGCTTATCCAACCACAGCACCCAATGTGACAATCCATTTAGATAACTTAGCCTATGTGATTTATACCTCAGGCTCGACGGGCAAGCCCAAAGGGGTTGCATGTGTACATCGCGGCGTCGCAAATCGTTTGGCTTGGGGGCAAGCTCGCTATCAGCTTCAAGGCAGTGATAGGGTGTTGCAAAAAACGCCATTTGGTTTTGATGTTTCTATTTGGGAGTTTTTCTGGCCATTAACGCAAGGTGCAAGCCTAGTATTAGCAGCGCCAGAACAACACAAAGAACCGACACAAATTCGGCAACTTATTGAAACAGAAGCGGTGACGGTTTGTCACTTTGTTCCCTCCATGTTGCAAGCATTTATGACGGGGATAAGCAGCTCACGCGAAGCGCTGGGCGGAAAAACCTTATGTCCAAGTTTACGCCAAGTATTTACGAGCGGTGAAATGCTTACCTTGCAAACCCAACAGCAATTTTTTAGCTACTTTGAACAAACGGCACTGCACAATCTTTATGGACCGACAGAAACGGCGATAGAGGTGACAAGCTGGCAGTGTCACCAGCAAGATGACGTTATTCCAATTGGTAAACCTATCTCTGGCGTACAAGCTTATGTATTGGATGGTGCGCTCAATCAAGTGCCGATAGGGGTGGCAGGAGAGTTATATCTCGCCGGTGAGTGCTTGGCGCGCGGTTACTTATCTAGACCGGATCTCAGTGCTGATCGTTTTGTCGCGAATCCATTTGCCGATAGTAACAGCCAAGGCGCTAGAATGTATCGCACTGGCGACAAGGTAGTTTGGAATGATGAAGGTCAACTTGAGTTTTTAGGCCGCTTAGATCAGCAAGTGAAGATCCGTGGTTTGCGGATTGAATTGGGCGAAATAGAGAGCCAACTAAGGCAATTAGCCAATGTAGTTGATGCTGCGGTGTTAGTGAAAAGTAGCGTTGGTGGCGAGCAATTAGTGGCATACCTGGTGCTAGCAAATGGCGCTGAGCTTGAGCCTGATACGCTTAACTCGCAACTTACTACTCAGTTGCCGCAATATATGATCCCTAGTGTGTTTGTGCAGCTTGAAAAATTGCCGCTCACCGTGAATGGCAAGCTAGATCGTAAAGCTTTACCTGAGCCATCGTTACAACAATTTTCAACGTTTGCGGCACCACAAGGTGAAATCGAAAGTGGGCTGGCCAAGATATGGCAGCAGGTGCTGCAACTTGAAAAAGTCGGACGTGACGACAACTTTTTTGCACTTGGCGGACATTCTTTACTTGCGGTGGAAACCCTGAGCCAAATCCAAGCACAATTTGGTGTAGACATTGCGGTGCGCGATGCTTTTGCTAATCCAATACTAAAAGACTTAGCTGCAATTATTTCAGCACAAACAAATCCAGAGCAAGAAGATGCCTTGCTCGACTTAGAAGCATTTATGGAGAACCTATAA